A genome region from Actinopolymorpha sp. NPDC004070 includes the following:
- a CDS encoding acyl-CoA carboxylase subunit epsilon, with amino-acid sequence MTGESGGTPDAGAASIDSSGMPEPVLRVVKGNPTPAEFAALVAVVTAKQRAAAAAAADDRRRGRRGAKSGWAAYWRRTSQQPARPGPGAWRASALPH; translated from the coding sequence ATGACTGGTGAATCGGGCGGTACGCCGGACGCCGGCGCGGCTTCGATCGACTCCTCGGGCATGCCGGAGCCGGTGCTGCGAGTGGTGAAAGGCAACCCCACCCCCGCGGAGTTCGCGGCCCTGGTGGCGGTGGTGACGGCCAAGCAGCGGGCGGCGGCCGCAGCGGCCGCAGACGACCGCCGGCGGGGCCGGCGCGGCGCGAAGTCCGGGTGGGCGGCGTACTGGCGCCGGACCTCCCAGCAGCCGGCCCGGCCCGGCCCCGGCGCCTGGCGGGCCAGCGCCCTCCCCCACTAA
- a CDS encoding DUF885 domain-containing protein produces the protein MGRTDEIADRYVDDYAAADPVGATFAGIAGYDDQLTDYSPDGFTRRADLARAAVRELEETEPADERETVARAAMLERLGLELERHDAGVTTSDLNVVASPLQDVRGAFDLMPTDSEAAWAAVAARLARVPEALGGFRRTLAEAAAGGRVVSRRQIEACADQCRSWLPPEDDFFGSLVAQAEVDSEGAAAGPALRADLSRGAEVARQAVADFERFLRDELAPKGRATDGVGEEQYALASRYFLGAAVDLAETYAWGWDELTRIETDMRGVADRIVSGGTVADAVAALDADPERRIADKDSFRDWMQELADRTVTELAGVHFDIPDEIRRIECRIAPTSDGSIYYTAPSEDLARPGRMWWSVPKGVTSFATWKEVTTVFHEGVPGHHLQVAQTVVRKDLLNRWQRLLCWVSGHGEGWALYAERLMDELGYLDEPGAKLGMLDAQAFRAARVVVDLGLHLGYPIPPNAFGWRVGEKWTPELALEFMLAHTRIDEDFLRFEVNRYLGWPGQAPSYKVGERIWLAARDDAKARKGSTFDLKGFHRAALDLGSLGLDPLRDALARL, from the coding sequence ATGGGGCGCACTGACGAGATCGCTGACAGGTACGTCGACGACTACGCCGCGGCCGACCCGGTGGGCGCGACGTTCGCCGGCATCGCCGGGTACGACGACCAGCTCACCGACTACTCCCCCGACGGCTTCACCCGTCGCGCCGACCTGGCCCGCGCGGCCGTCCGCGAACTGGAGGAGACCGAGCCGGCCGACGAGCGGGAGACGGTCGCCCGTGCGGCCATGCTCGAACGCCTCGGTCTCGAACTCGAACGCCACGACGCCGGTGTCACCACCAGCGACCTCAACGTCGTGGCCAGCCCGCTGCAGGACGTCCGCGGCGCGTTCGACCTGATGCCCACCGACAGCGAGGCGGCGTGGGCCGCGGTGGCTGCCCGGCTGGCGCGGGTTCCCGAAGCGCTCGGCGGCTTCCGGCGCACGCTCGCCGAGGCCGCCGCCGGCGGGCGGGTCGTGTCCCGCCGGCAGATCGAGGCGTGTGCCGACCAGTGCCGGTCCTGGCTTCCGCCCGAGGACGACTTCTTCGGGTCGCTGGTCGCGCAAGCGGAGGTTGACAGCGAAGGTGCCGCCGCCGGGCCCGCGCTGAGGGCCGACCTCTCCCGGGGTGCAGAGGTGGCCCGGCAGGCGGTCGCGGACTTCGAGCGGTTCCTGCGCGACGAGCTGGCGCCGAAGGGCCGGGCAACCGACGGAGTGGGTGAGGAGCAGTACGCCCTCGCCTCCCGCTACTTCCTCGGTGCCGCCGTCGACCTCGCCGAGACCTACGCCTGGGGCTGGGACGAGCTGACCCGGATCGAGACGGACATGCGCGGCGTCGCCGACCGGATCGTCTCCGGCGGCACGGTCGCGGACGCCGTGGCCGCGCTCGACGCCGACCCTGAGCGCCGGATCGCCGACAAGGACTCCTTCCGCGACTGGATGCAGGAACTCGCCGACCGCACCGTCACCGAACTCGCCGGCGTCCACTTCGACATCCCGGACGAGATCCGCCGGATCGAGTGCCGGATCGCGCCCACCAGCGACGGCAGCATCTACTACACCGCGCCGAGTGAGGACCTCGCCCGCCCGGGCCGGATGTGGTGGTCGGTCCCCAAGGGCGTCACGTCGTTCGCCACCTGGAAGGAGGTGACCACGGTCTTCCACGAGGGCGTGCCCGGTCACCACCTGCAGGTCGCGCAGACCGTCGTACGCAAGGACCTCCTCAACCGCTGGCAGCGCCTGCTGTGCTGGGTCTCCGGACACGGTGAGGGCTGGGCGTTGTACGCCGAACGCCTGATGGACGAGCTCGGCTACCTCGACGAACCCGGCGCGAAGCTCGGCATGCTGGACGCGCAGGCGTTCCGGGCCGCACGCGTGGTGGTCGACCTCGGACTGCACCTCGGCTACCCGATCCCGCCGAACGCCTTCGGCTGGCGGGTCGGTGAGAAGTGGACTCCCGAACTCGCGCTGGAGTTCATGCTCGCCCACACCCGGATCGACGAGGACTTCCTGCGCTTCGAGGTGAACCGCTACCTCGGCTGGCCGGGGCAGGCACCGTCGTACAAGGTCGGCGAGCGGATCTGGTTGGCCGCCCGCGACGACGCCAAGGCACGCAAGGGTTCGACCTTCGACCTGAAGGGGTTCCACCGCGCGGCGCTCGACCTCGGTTCGCTCGGCCTCGACCCCCTGCGGGACGCCCTCGCCCGTCTGTGA
- a CDS encoding acyl-CoA carboxylase subunit beta produces MAAGQPDSAREQGTGDSNPAGADRDGAIDIHSTAGKLADLERRLDQAVHAGSARAIERQHARGKLTARERIELLLDEGSFVELDEFARHRSTNFGLDGNRPYGDGVVSGFGTIAGRQVCVFSQDFTVFGGSLGEVYGEKIVKVMDLALKTGCPIIGINEGSGARIQEGVVSLGLYGEIFRRNTLASGVIPQISMIMGTCAGGHVYSPALTDVTVMVDQTSHMFITGPGVIKTVTGEDVSFEDLGGALAHNTKSGNAHYLATDERDAADWVKALLSYLPQNNLEEPPVYDEEPAVEVTDADRELDTLIPDSANQPYDMHTVIEHVLDDGEFLELHPMFAPNVVCGFGRVDGRSVGVVGNQPLQFAGCLDIDASEKAARFVRTCDSFNVPILTFVDVPGFLPGTDQEWNGIIRRGAKLIYAYAEATVPLVTVITRKAYGGAYDVMGSKHLGADVNLAWPTAQIAVMGAQGAVEILYRKELAKAEDPDAQRAKFVQEYEDTLANPYVAAERGYVDAVIFPHETRVEIIRALRLLRNKRETMPPRKHGNIPL; encoded by the coding sequence ATGGCAGCCGGGCAGCCGGACAGCGCCCGCGAGCAGGGCACCGGGGACAGCAACCCGGCAGGCGCCGACCGCGACGGCGCGATCGACATCCACTCGACCGCGGGCAAGCTCGCCGACCTCGAACGCCGGCTCGACCAGGCCGTGCACGCGGGCTCGGCGCGGGCGATCGAACGCCAGCACGCGCGCGGCAAGCTCACCGCCCGGGAGCGCATCGAGCTGCTGCTCGACGAGGGCTCCTTCGTCGAGCTCGACGAGTTCGCGCGGCACCGGTCCACCAACTTCGGCCTGGACGGCAACCGCCCCTACGGCGACGGCGTGGTGAGCGGGTTCGGCACGATCGCCGGCCGCCAGGTGTGCGTGTTCAGCCAGGACTTCACCGTCTTCGGCGGCAGCCTCGGCGAGGTGTACGGCGAGAAGATCGTCAAGGTGATGGACCTCGCCCTCAAGACCGGGTGCCCGATCATCGGGATCAACGAGGGCAGCGGCGCCCGGATCCAGGAGGGCGTGGTCTCCCTCGGCCTGTACGGCGAGATCTTCCGCCGCAACACGCTCGCGTCCGGGGTGATCCCGCAGATCTCGATGATCATGGGCACCTGCGCGGGCGGGCACGTCTACTCCCCCGCGCTCACCGACGTGACGGTGATGGTCGACCAGACCTCGCACATGTTCATCACCGGGCCCGGCGTGATCAAGACCGTCACCGGTGAGGACGTGTCGTTCGAGGATCTGGGCGGTGCGCTCGCCCACAACACCAAGAGCGGCAACGCCCACTACCTCGCCACCGACGAACGCGACGCCGCCGACTGGGTCAAGGCGCTGTTGTCGTACCTCCCGCAGAACAACCTCGAGGAACCGCCCGTCTACGACGAGGAGCCGGCCGTCGAGGTGACCGACGCCGACCGCGAGCTGGACACGCTGATCCCCGACTCGGCCAACCAGCCCTACGACATGCACACGGTGATCGAGCACGTCCTCGACGACGGCGAGTTCCTGGAGCTGCACCCGATGTTCGCTCCCAACGTCGTCTGCGGCTTCGGCCGCGTCGACGGGCGCAGCGTCGGCGTGGTGGGCAACCAGCCGCTGCAGTTCGCCGGCTGCCTGGACATCGACGCGTCGGAGAAGGCGGCGCGGTTCGTGCGCACGTGCGACTCCTTCAACGTCCCGATCCTCACCTTCGTCGACGTACCCGGCTTCCTGCCGGGCACCGACCAGGAGTGGAACGGCATCATCCGCCGGGGCGCGAAGCTGATCTACGCCTACGCCGAGGCGACCGTGCCGCTGGTCACCGTCATCACCCGCAAGGCCTACGGCGGCGCGTACGACGTGATGGGGTCCAAGCACCTCGGCGCGGACGTCAACCTCGCCTGGCCGACGGCGCAGATCGCGGTGATGGGTGCGCAGGGCGCGGTGGAGATCCTCTACCGCAAGGAGCTGGCCAAGGCGGAGGACCCCGACGCCCAGCGGGCGAAGTTCGTGCAGGAGTACGAGGACACCCTCGCCAACCCCTACGTCGCGGCCGAGCGAGGCTACGTTGACGCGGTGATCTTCCCGCACGAGACCCGGGTGGAGATCATCCGCGCGCTGCGCCTGCTGCGGAACAAGCGGGAGACCATGCCGCCGCGCAAGCACGGCAACATTCCGCTGTAA